GGTTTGGTGAGATAGTCGTCCGCGCCGACACCGAGGCCGACGAGCTGGTCGGTTTCGTCGGTGCGCGCGGTGAGCATGAGCACCGGAACCGGGCGGCCCGCCTGGACGCGGCGGCACACCTCGAGCCCGTCGAACCCTGGCAGCATGACGTCGAGCACCACCAGGTCGGGCTCGATGCGCTCGACGGCGGCGACCGCGGAAGGACCGTCGTGCGCCACGTCGACGGTGAAACCCTCGGACCGAAGGCGCGCCGCGACGGATTCCGCGATCGTCACCTCATCGTCTACCACGAGAATCCGTCGCGATGCGGGCGGTGCGCTCTGGTCCATGAACGGAACCCTAGCCACCCGCTGTGGAGAGATCCGTCGTCGATTGTGGAGATTCCGTGTGCATTCGGGCGAGCGTCGGCGGAGCCCCCGCACAGCAGGCCTGCGTGCCGCCTGAGCAGCATGGTCTCGAACTCCACGAAGGATATGGGTTTGTCCACTCCACGCTCCTGCCCATACGCGCTCGCGGACCATGGGCTCGTCCACCACACATCTACTGCATAGCCATTATTCAGCTAATTTGCATAGTGCAATCACTGTGCATAACACAATCCATATGTGCTGTACACAATCGAGTCCTCGACAATAGGCGGCGGCGCAGTGCTCGCCACACTCCTCGCGCTCGCCATCCCGATCCGCCGGTCTGCAACGCCGACAGCGGAATCGGAGACTCCGGAGCCCGCAGCAGTGCACGCCTGAGCGTCAGGTTCTTTCTCGGGGCGTCCCGACATTGCCCGACGGGCGCCGCTGAGCAACTCCTGGTCCGCACGCGCAGGCATCGAGCCAGACACCCGCGCACCAGGAGACCCGGTCGCCCGACAGGCTGCGGGAGAGCGTGATCGACCGACTGCGATTTCACTCAGGCGAACAGGCGCGCGACGAACGGGATACTGTCGGGCAGGGACGCGTCCATGGTGCCGCTGTGGTCCTTACCCGGGTAGACGTGCACCTCGGGCCGAACGCTGTTGAGTTCCAGGTCGGCGACCAGTTTCGCGGTCAACGGGGCAGGGACGTCCAGGTCGTTGGTGCCCTGGCCGATGAACAGTGGGCGGTCGTAGCCGGTGACCGGAACATCCAGCACCGGGCGGGCAGTGCTGACGAAATCACCGTCGGACAGCGGGCGGGAGAACAGCTGGTCGACCGAGATACCCTCGGCGCGGGCGGCCATCGATGCGAAACACTGCGTCTCCGCGGCCGTGGTCAGTTGCTTGCCGAGCGGGGTGAGGTAGCTGTCCCGGTCGAAGTCGGGGCGGGCGGCCTTCAAGCCGTTCATCACATAGGTGAGGTAGACGGTGAGGTGCAGGGACTTGATCGCGGGCGTGCCGGGGCCGACCAGTGCAACCGTCTCCACGACGTTGGACGCCGGACCGGTGGCGACCGCGCCCCGGTAGTCGAGTTCCGGCGCGTATTTCGTGGCCAGCGATGCGGTGAAAACCGCCGCGCCGCCGCCCTGCGACTGACCGATGGCAACCCACTTCGACGACAGCGACTCGTCCACGGCGCGGGCGGCACGCACCATGTCGATCGCCGCGTGCGCCTCGGCCCGGCCGTCCAGGTAGGCATGCGGCTCCGGGGTGCCGAGCCCGATGTAGTCGGTAGCAACGACGGCATACCCCTGCTTCATCCAGGTGGCGAGGTAGTCCAGGTCGCGCTTGCTGCGTCCCACGGTGGAGGGTGCGCACTCGTCGCCGGTGCCGACCGTGCCGTGTTCCCAGGACATCACCGGCCAGCCACCGCTCGGCGGAGTTCCTGCGGGAGTGAAGACGGCGCCGGTGGACAGCACCGATCGATTGTCGGAGGTGCGGGTCCAGTAGGTCACCCGACGCGCTGTTCCGGTGCCCGCCACCCACGGCTGTTCTGGCAGCGCCTCGTTGCGCACGACCGTGCCCGGCGCCCCCTCCCCCGGCTCTGCGTGCGCGTTACCCACCATGAGCAGCGTCACTGCCACGGCCATGGTGATTGCTGCGCGTCGCATCAGCACGGGTGCCCGCCTCTCGTTCACGGATCGGCACGGTCTACCGACGAGACACACTGTAGCTACCGGCTGACCTGTCGCATTGAGACACCGGTGGGCGGGACCGGGAGGCTGCGAGTACAGGGCACAGCTGCTCGCCGCCGCCGCGTGTTTCGCCGCCGTCGACGTCGGGCTCGACCACCGGATGCTCGGCACCGACCACTCGACCACCGCGCTGCACCGCATCCTCGATCGCATGGTGCCCGTATTGCAGCATGGCATCGACATCCCCGTCGAGAGCTGACCGAACCCGCTGCCCCGCAACGATATCGGGCAATATTTACCTTGACGGCCCCGGTGCCGACCGTCTGACCGGCAGCACTGGAGGACCCTTCCCGCTTCGCCCGATCGACGACGGCCGGTTGCACAGTGAGTCGAGGTCGGCCGCTGGTCGGGTGTACCCTGCAAACGTGGGCGCGGCAACTGCGACCGCATGTTGTCGAACCCGATCGGCCGGCTGATGATGCCGACCCACCGACGGGCGGCCGACCAAGTGCACGCGGAGAAATCCGCGGCGCCGACTACGGCCACACCCCTCGGCCGGAACCACGACATCGTCGCCGAAGCGTCACCCACCGCTCCGACGAACAATCCTGGTGGAATGCCTGGGCACGCTCGCCGAGGTCCAGCAGCAGGCGGTGGCGCACCACCTCGCCGTCCCACTACCCACTGGAAGAGCCGTATCGGAGACGGCTTCGAACGGCTCCAGATCTGTCCGACAGGAAGTGACCGGCAATGATGGAGACCGAGCAGTCCCGTGCGGACCTGCTCGATCTGGCCTACCCCTACGCGATGGACGCGGTAGCCGAGATCGAACGCCGCAGTATCGAAAACCATCTGGCCGAGGCGGATCCCCGCACCGCCGCAGCGTTCGCAAGCATCGTGCGCGGGATCAGGGAGACGCTGGCGGCGCTGACCGTGGTCGATGCGGTGAATCCGCCGCCGACACTGGAGGCGCAGATCCTCCGGTCCCTCAACGAGTTGCCCAGCCGTGTGCGACCTGACCGGCGCGGTGTCCGGTCGGCGCTCAGGCGGGTGCCGCGGCCGGCCCGGCTCGCCTTCGCCGCCGTGATCGCCGCGGCCGGAGCGGGAGGGGTGGTGATCGCCGAGCGGATCATTGCCTCAGCCCGCCGAGCGGATCACCGTCGAACAGGTACTCGGGTAAACGGATTCGTGATCCCGCGTCACCGAATCGCCCATCGGGCGCATGCTCCTGGTAATCACCTCGGCGCGGCCCTTGGCCGTCGTGGCGACGTCCGACGCGGTACCCGCGGCGCCTCCCCTGCGGACACAGCGACTCCGACCGGTCTCCGCCGGTGGGGTCCCGCGCAGAGCTCGAGCCATTCGACGACCAGTGCGGGCACGAGTCCGGCCCGGAGCGGGAAGTGACAATGTCGATGGGCGCATGACGGGGCGCGCTGACGAGTCGTCAATGCCCTTGGCGAGCGCCTGCCGATGCCGACGGGGCCTGTGCGATGTCGCCGATCGATGCGGGCGATATTGCGGCACTTCAGTCGAGAGTGGTCGATATCGGGGTAATCACAAGTTGTTTGAATCGGGATGCGGTCAACAATTCGCGGTGGCCGGCGGTTCGCCATCGCGCTGACACTGACCTTTGACGCGAGCGATTGACTCGGCTACTACGGCGACTCCTTTAACCAAAGGGATGCGAACCCATTCGATAAATCGAAAGCCCTTTTCAGAACACATCCGAAGGTTGCGGAAGGACAATAATAATACGCAGCACACAACGCTGACGACAGAAGCAAGGAAACGCGATTCCGACACCACGCACGAGCCGAAGCCAATACCTGCGGACAACACCCAGAAGAACGACCGCGCCATCATCGAATACGGACAATGATACACAACGTCAAGTAAGAGGCGCTTGGCCTGCACTTATGTCCGAACAGGACAGTTGAGCCACTAGGACTCGAACCTCGTGTCGCCCTTCCGAACAGCTGATGCCTCACCACCCGCCTCAACAGGCGGGCAAGCTCTCGACAAGCATTTCAGACCACTCAGGTGCACTTCACGACGCAACGACGAGTCATCCCATTACGCCGTCAATGCGCAAGTCGTGGCAGCAACCGTCCTCGCCGTTTGCAGCTGACGGACCGACGGCCGATCGCGGGTATCAGGCGCGGAAACAAGGACATCGAGGTTTCGAGTCCGGGCGGATGATTTCAGAATCAAAACAGGGTAGCTATTCGGTTGCCCGATGCACCTCAGCGATCCACTTCTAGATGTCGAATATCACTTTCGTGAATGAGAAAATTCCCCGGCGAGAATCGTGGATCGGGGTGTACACAAACGAACCAGTCGGCTTACACTGATCGTGGTCGGGTCTGGAGGCAAAGGCAAGTGATGACCGTTCCGCGACCGCAGCTCCATCCCGATCGGGGGTTGGACGCCGCACCGGACGTGTCAGCAACACAGCCAGTGCCGCTGTCTGCCGGGCAGCGGGGGCTGTGGCTGGCACAGCAGTTTCGTCCGGACGTACCGATATGTGAGGCGCAGTACATCGAGTTGCGTGGGGATCTGGATGTCGATCTGCTGCGTAAGACGACGATTCAAGCAGGTCTCGAGTTCCAGTCGGGGTACTTGCGGCTGGTAGAGCTCGACGGTGAGCCGCACCAGTTGTTCGACCCGTCGCTGGAATCGGCGGGGCCAGTGATCGATATGCGTGCCGAACCCGATTCCATGGCGGCGGCCTTGCAGTGGATGCATCGGGAGTACACCGCACCGTTGAATATGACCCGGGACCGGTTGGTCGCATCGGCGATTGTGCAGGTCGGGGATCGGCATTTCCTGTTGTACAGCAGGATTCACCATGTCGCCTTGGACGGCTACGCCGCGATGACGATAGTGAATCGGATAGCCGCGCTGTACACGGCTGCGGTGCAGGGGCGGACAGCAGAGCCGAGCCGGGCAGCGGACCTGCGCACTCTTTACGAGGCCGACCGCAGCTATCGGGAGTCGCAGCGGTTCACCAACGACAAGGCGTACTGGGTGAACAGGCTCACCGATCTCGGGGAAGAATCCAGCCTGGTCGCCGGGTACGCGCCCCCGCGTGCGGACAGCGTGGTCGCCATCGCCGAACTGTCGACGGTGACGGTAGGGCGGATCACTGATTCCGCGAAAGCGTTCGACGCGAGCCCGGCCGCGGTGGTGATCGCCGCATTCGGATGCTATCTGGCGCGAATGACCGGCCGGGACGACGTCCTTGTCAATATTCCGATGTCTGGTCGCACCACCGCCGTACTGCGTCGGTCCGGAGGAGTGTTCGTCAATCTCGCGCCACTCCCGGTCGCGCTCGGTACCGGGGACACGGTCGCCACGCTGACGCGGCGCGTGCAGTCCGATCTGGTGGGCGCGTTGCGACACCAGCGATGCGACCTCACCGACATTCGCGCCGCCGCAGGAGGCAACGGCAACGGTCAGCGGCTTTTCGCAGGCCCGATGGTGAATGCCATGTTCTTCTCCCAGGAGATCCGGTTCGGGTCGATGACCGGAGAGTTCCATATCCTCAGCTCCGGGCCGGTCGAGGATTTGCTGGTGGACCTGTATCAGACCGGAGACCCGCCACGGACGATCCTCCACTTCATGGCCAATCCGACTCTCTATACCGGCCCCGAACTGTCTGCGCACCACACCAGATTCGTGGAATTCCTCGACGCGTTCGCCGCCGCACCGGGCACCGATCTCGGGCAGGTCCACCCCGACAGCGTCCGCGACGGCGCCCGGATCCGGCGCCGCCGCGAGAACCTGGCGTTCTGGCAGGCCACGCTCGCGGACCTTCCCGAAGAACTTCGTTTGCCGGTTGACCGGCCGCGGCCTGCCGTGGCGTCGAATCGGGGTGCCACCACCCATTACATGGTGGATGCTGAGTTGATCCGGGCGCTGGAAGGGTTCGCGCGGCAACATAATTCGTCACTGTTCATGGTGATCCACGGCACCCTGTCAGTCCTGCTCGCCCGGTTGAGCGGCACCACCGACATCCCGATCGGCACACCGATCGCCGGGCGCGGCGCAGCCGCACTCGACGACACGATCGGCATGTTCGTCAACACTCTGGTGCTGCGAACCGACATCGATCCCGACGAACCGTTCACCGACCTGCTCACCCGGATCAGACAGATCGACCTGGACGCCTTCGGACACGCTGACGTCCCGTTCGAACAACTGGTGGACCAACTCGCCCCGCAGCGGTCCCAGGCCCGCCACCCACTGTTCCAGGTGATGCTTGCATTCCAGAACCTGGAACCGGTGAAACTCGAACTACCCGGCCTCGACGTGTCGGTGCTCGATCTCCCCAACGAAGTGTCCCGCTTCGACCTACAGCTCATGCTGTCGGACAACCACGACAGCGGCGATATGACGGTAGCGGTCACCTACGCCACAGACCTGTTCGACGCCACGACAATCGACTCCCTCACACACCGGTGGATTCGGATACTCGAGTCGGTAGCCGCCGACCCAACACTTCCGGTCGGGACGATCGAGATACTCGAGCCCGCCGAACGAACCGATCTACTGACACGCGCAGGCCCACCCACAACAGTGCCGCCCACCACACTGGCCGACCTACTGACCACAGCAGCCACACAGAACCCCGACGCCACCGCGATCGTCTTCGACACGCGACAACTGAGCTACCGAGAACTGGACGAACGTTCAAACCACTTGGCGCGCCTGCTCATCCAACGAGGCATCGGCCCGGAAGACGTCGTCGCCATCGCCATACCACGCTCCCCCGAGTCCGTACTCGCAGTATGGGCAGTCACCAAAACAGGAGCGGCTTTCCTGCCGATCGACCCGACCTACCCCACCGAACGCATCACCCACATCACGACCGACTCCACAACAGCCATCGGCCTGACCACCACCTCCCTACCCACACAGCTACCCGACACCATCAACTGGCTGACACTCGACAACCTCGACGAAGCCGACAACCGCCCGGTCACCGACCGTGACCGAGTACGCCCACTGCGGCCGCAACACCCGGCTTACCTGATCTATACCTCCGGCTCAACGGGTGTGCCGAAGGGCGTGACCGTGACGCACGCCGGGTTGGCCGCGCTCAGTTCCGAACAGCGGGAACGCTATGCGGTGACTGCGGTTTCGCGGGCCCTGCATTTCGCGTCGCCGAGCTTCGATGCCTCGGTCTGGGAGTTGCTGCTTGCGGTGGGTGCCTGCGCCACGATGGTGATCGTCGTGCCCGGCACCTACGGTGGCGCGGCGCTGGCCGAGTTGCTGCGCCGTGAGCGGGTGACCCATGCGGTGATCACGCCGGCGGCGTTGACTTCGGTGGATCCGGTCGGGCTCGACAACTTGCGGGTCGTCGTTGCTGCCGGTGACGTTTGCCCGCCGGAACTGGTGCGGCGCTGGATGGCCGACGGTCGTGAGTTCTTTAATGCTTACGGCCCGACCGAGGCCACGATCATGGCCAACCAGAGCACTCCGTTGGCGGCGGGTGCGCTGGTCACGATCGGTGGCCCGATTCGCGGTGTCTCGGAATGGGTATTGGATCAGCGGCTGCAACCCGTACCAGTCGGCGTGGCAGGTGAGTTGTATATCGCAGGTCCGCTACTGGCCCGCGGATACCATCACCGGGCGGGCCTGACGGCCGAGCGTTTTGTAGCGTGCCCTTGGATGCCCGGTGGGCGGATGTACCGTACCGGTGACGTGGTCCGGTGGACAGCCGACGGAGCGGTCCAGCATCTCGGCCGTTCCGACTTCCAGGTGAAGATTCGTGGTCTTCGTATCGAACTCGGCGAGATCGATACGACACTCGCCACCCACGAGACTGTCGGTTTCGCCACCACCATCGGCCACCGCAACGGTTCCGGGACCGAGTCCCTGGTCTCGTATGTCGTTGCCGCGCCTGACCGCTCGATCGATACCACGACCCTGACCGAGCACCTCACCAACCGGTTACCGTCCTACATGGTCCCGTCCTCGATCATGGTGCTGGACCGCATCCCGTTGACACCGGTCGGCAAACTCGACCGCAAAGCACTACCGGATCCGATATTCACCGACAACAAGGCGTTCCGGGCACCCGAGACACCGATCGAACACATGATCGCCACATCGTTCGCCGATGTATTAGGTATCGACACGGTCGGTCTCGACGATTCATTCTTCGCCCTCGGGGGCGACAGCTTGGGCGCGATCCGGGTTGCCGCGCGACTCGGGGCAGCGCTGGATACCGAGATTCCGGTCCAGCTGTTGTTCGAGGCACCCACGGTGGCGGAGATCGCGCCCCGTATTGAGCGGCATGCCGGTACGGGGCGGCGACGCCCACCCCTGATCGCCGGGCCCCGTCCCGATCTGGTGCCGTTGGCACCAGCCCAGCAGCGGATGTGGTTCTTCAACCAGTACGACACCAGTTCCGGGGCATACAATATTCCGATCGCCATCCGGCTACGTGGCGAGTTGAACGTCGACGCCGTGCGATCGGCCATGGTTGACGTGCTGCGCAGACACGAGTCTTTACGAACGCGGTACCCGGATCATGACGGGACGCTGATCCAGCTGATCGAACCCGCCGACGACATAGACCACGACCTGACCCCGGTACCGGTTCCGCCGAGCCAGTTGGTCGCAATGTTGACCGAATTCGTCACCGCAGGCTTCGATGTGAGCACCGAGGTTCCGGTGCGTGCTCGGTTGTTCCGCGTTACCGGCGGCGAGGAACCTGAATACGTGTTGGCCCTGGTGGTGCACCACATCGCCGCGGACGGCTTCTCCATGACTCCGCTGGCCCGCGACGTGACGACTGCGTACGCCACACGGATCTGCGGAGAAGTCCCGTCGTGGACGCCGCTACCTGTCCAGTACGCGGACTACGCACTGTGGCAACAAGCTGCCCTCGGCTCGCCCGACGATCCGGAATCGCTGTGCGCCCGGCAGATCCGATATTGGACCGAGACTCTGGACGGAGTTGCCGAAGAACTTCGTTTGCCGGTTGACCGGCCGCGGCCTGCCGTGGCGTCGAATCGGGGTGCCACCACCCATTACATGGTGGATGCTGAGTTGATCCGGGCGCTGGAAGGGTTCGCGCGGCAACATAATTCGTCACTGTTCATGGTGATCCACGGCACCCTGTCAGTCCTGCTCGCCCGGTTGAGCGGCACCACCGACATCCCGATCGGCACACCGATCGCCGGGCGCGGCGCAGCCGCACTCGACGACACGATCGGCATGTTCGTCAACACTCTGGTGCTGCGAACCGACATCGATCCCGACGAACCGTTCACCGACCTGCTCACCCGGATCAGACAGATCGACCTGGACGCCTTCGGACACGCTGACGTCCCGTTCGAACAACTGGTGGACCAACTCGCCCCGCAGCGGTCCCAGGCCCGCCACCCACTGTTCCAGGTGATGCTTGCATTCCAGAACCTGGAACCGGTGAAACTCGAACTACCCGGCCTCGACGTGTCGGTGCTCGATCTCCCCAACGAAGTGTCCCGCTTCGACCTACAGCTCATGCTGTCGGACAACCACGACAGCGGCGATATGACGGTAGCGGTCACCTACGCCACAGACCTGTTCGACGCCACGACAATCGACTCCCTCACACACCGGTGGATTCGGATACTCGAGTCGGTAGCCGCCGACCCAACACTTCCGGTCGGGACGATCGAGATACTCGAGCCCGCCGAACGAACCGATCTACTGACACGCGCAGGCCCACCCACAACAGTGCCGCCCACCACACTGGCCGACCTACTGACCACAGCAGCCACACAGAACCCCGACGCCACCGCGATCGTCTTCGACACGCGACAACTGAGCTACCGAGAACTGGACGAACGTTCAAACCACTTGGCGCGCCTGCTCATCCAACGAGGCATCGGCCCGGAAGACGTCGTCGCCATCGCCATACCACGCTCCCCCGAGTCCGTACTCGCAGTATGGGCAGTCACCAAAACAGGAGCGGCTTTCCTGCCGATCGACCCGACCTACCCCACCGAACGCATCACCCACATCACGACCGACTCCACAACAGCCATCGGCCTG
The DNA window shown above is from Nocardia sp. NBC_01730 and carries:
- a CDS encoding lipase family protein, with the translated sequence MRRAAITMAVAVTLLMVGNAHAEPGEGAPGTVVRNEALPEQPWVAGTGTARRVTYWTRTSDNRSVLSTGAVFTPAGTPPSGGWPVMSWEHGTVGTGDECAPSTVGRSKRDLDYLATWMKQGYAVVATDYIGLGTPEPHAYLDGRAEAHAAIDMVRAARAVDESLSSKWVAIGQSQGGGAAVFTASLATKYAPELDYRGAVATGPASNVVETVALVGPGTPAIKSLHLTVYLTYVMNGLKAARPDFDRDSYLTPLGKQLTTAAETQCFASMAARAEGISVDQLFSRPLSDGDFVSTARPVLDVPVTGYDRPLFIGQGTNDLDVPAPLTAKLVADLELNSVRPEVHVYPGKDHSGTMDASLPDSIPFVARLFA
- a CDS encoding RskA family anti-sigma factor; this translates as MMETEQSRADLLDLAYPYAMDAVAEIERRSIENHLAEADPRTAAAFASIVRGIRETLAALTVVDAVNPPPTLEAQILRSLNELPSRVRPDRRGVRSALRRVPRPARLAFAAVIAAAGAGGVVIAERIIASARRADHRRTGTRVNGFVIPRHRIAHRAHAPGNHLGAALGRRGDVRRGTRGASPADTATPTGLRRWGPAQSSSHSTTSAGTSPARSGK